One segment of Drosophila ananassae strain 14024-0371.13 chromosome 3R, ASM1763931v2, whole genome shotgun sequence DNA contains the following:
- the LOC6497021 gene encoding cell wall integrity and stress response component 4 isoform X7 produces MMLQSLNLQADKLSGISSATATATETEAATVAATTSATSEQARDPTVEVTTTMLTTAPVAHVANGSNSNTSESNNNSLYSSSNLNSSNNSQQQQQIQSVKYLENLTSSGASSGAIAAPTTFTGAAKSFHPYLRPTGTTSSTISSISNSNNSAAALSTTTATSGAKMSSTLFETLLHNQINSSPTAPTVPPLPAATLAIATPPTPSTAATATAATAAAAAVAAASAVMPLNSSINSRTSLGEQGGIVAVPSNRISIKTELELVGSSSPESIKDQPDADNIKMFVGQIPKTWDETRLRHMFEQFGPVHTLNVLRDKVTSISRDAPPHPDEAGGQ; encoded by the exons ATGATGTTGCAATCCTTGAATTTGCAGGCGGATAAACTGAGCGGCATCTCatctgcaacagcaacagcaacagaaacagaagcagcaacagtagcagcaacaacatcagcaacatcaGAGCAAGCACGCGACCCAACAGTAgaagtaacaacaacaatgctTACAACAGCACCTGTTGCCCATGTTGCTaatggcagcaacagcaatacGAGCGAAAGTAACAACAATAGCCTCTACAGTAGCAGCAATTTAAATAGCAGCAACAATagccaacaacagcaacagataCAGTCGGTCAAGTATTTAGAGAATCTAACGAGCTCGGGAGCAAGTTCAGGTGCCATAGCAGCGCCAACAACTTTCACAGGTGCTGCGAAAAGTTTCCATCCCTATTTGCGGCCCACtggcaccaccagcagcaccaTCAGCAGCATCAGTAATAGCAACAACAGTGCGGCAGCATTATCTACAACAACGGCAACATCGGGGGCAAAAATGTCCTCGACATTGTTTGAAACACTTTTGCACAACCAAATAAATTCCAGCCCGACGGCACCGACCGTGCCCCCACTGCCAGCAGCAACACTAGCAATTGCAACACCACCAACACCCAGCACCGCAGCAaccgcaacagcagcaactgcagcagcagcagcagtagcagcagcatcagcggTAATGCCGCTGAATTCCAGCATTAATTCCAGAACTTCATTAGGCGAGCAGGGTGGCATTGTTGCCGTTCCCTCAAATCG CATCTCCATCAAAACCGAACTGGAACTGGTTGGCTCAAGCAGTCCGGAATCTATCAAGGACCAGCCGGATGCGGACAATATAAAGATGTTCGTCGGCCAGATACCCAAGACCTGGGATGAGACGCGACTCCGGCACATGTTCGAGCAGTTCGGGCCCGTGCACACCCTGAACGTCCTTCGCGACAAGGTCACATCAATTAGCCGCG ATGCACCACCCCATCCAGATGAAGCCGGCGGACAGTGA
- the LOC26515142 gene encoding ribokinase isoform X1 produces the protein MGKSVDVVVMGSAAIEYITHVAELPKPGEMVPGIHMETAFGGKGANQSIAAARLGAVTTFLGKMGADESGEQYKSYLTDQNIDTKQVELVKNTATGMTEVALTEEGEFYRINVAGANKSMTSKDISRHKKIMNKSRVLLCQLELDMNTTACALRQFKGGVSILHLSPMRSDIPNELITLPTILVMNQDAAATLANMDEVRTLLQARKACEALVDGGANSVIILMEDNSAVHMSKNNKEMCTHIPAGDVRYVADSSGSDDAFMGGLAYHIARFPKLPREHHISAANACAAYSMGIRGTQPSFPGPYLAQDNLCYITPTFTVIDENSEEAPEEQRKETIQAPAPEPTPEPAAEPSPPPEEPAPPPPAEDPAPEEAPKAKTKEEERNTVAEANKA, from the exons ATGGGAAAATCGGTGGATGTGGTGGTCATGGGGTCGGCGGCCATCGAGTACATAAC CCATGTAGCCGAACTCCCCAAGCCCGGAGAGATGGTCCCTGGAATCCACATGGAGACTGCTTTTGGCGGGAAGGGCGCCAATCAGAGCATAGCAGCGGCCAGGTTGGGAGCCGTCACCACATTCCTGGGCAAGATGGGGGCGGATGAGTCCGGCGAGCAGTACAAGAGCTACCTGACCGATCAGAATATCGACACTAAGCAAGTGGAACTGGTGAAGAACACGGCCACTGGCATGACCGAGGTGGCCCTGACCGAGGAGGGCGAGTTCTACAGGATCAACGTGGCGGGGGCCAACAAATCCATGACCAGCAAGGACATTTCTCGGCACAAGAAAATAATGAACAAGTCTCGCGTTCTGCTCTGCCAGCTGGAATTGGACATGAATACCACCGCCTGTGCCCTGCGCCAGTTCAAAGGTGGTGTTTCCATTCTCCACCTCTCTCCCATGCGGAGCGACATACCCAACGAGCTGATCACCTTGCCCACCATTTTGGTAATGAACCAGGACGCGGCCGCTACTCTGGCCAACATGGACGAGGTTCGGACTCTGCTCCAGGCCAGGAAAGCTTGCGAAGCCCTGGTTGATGGCGGGGCAAATAGTGTGATCATCCTAATGGAGGACAATAGTGCCGTTCACATGTccaaaaacaacaaggagATGTGCACCCATATTCCCGCCGGCGATGTACGATACGTGGCCGACTCCTCCGGGTCGGACGATGCCTTCATGGGAGGCCTGGCGTACCACATTGCCAGGTTCCCGAAGCTGCCCCGCGAGCACCACATCAGTGCCGCCAACGCCTGCGCCGCCTACTCCATGGGCATCCGGGGTACCCAGCCCAGTTTTCCGGGCCCATACCTGGCGCAGGACAACCTGTGCTACATCACGCCCACCTTCACTGTAATCGACGAAAATTCCGAGGAGGCGCCGGAGGAGCAGAGAAAGGAAACAATTCAAGCACCAGCGCCAGAACCGACTCCGGAGCCAGCGGCAGAACCCTCACCTCCCCCAGAGGAGCCAGCACCCCCACCACCAGCAGAGGACCCAGCCCCAGAAGAAGCTCCAAAAGCCAAGACGAAGGAGGAGGAACGCAACACAGTCGCTGAGGCCAATAAAGCTTAG
- the LOC26515142 gene encoding ribokinase isoform X2, whose amino-acid sequence MVPGIHMETAFGGKGANQSIAAARLGAVTTFLGKMGADESGEQYKSYLTDQNIDTKQVELVKNTATGMTEVALTEEGEFYRINVAGANKSMTSKDISRHKKIMNKSRVLLCQLELDMNTTACALRQFKGGVSILHLSPMRSDIPNELITLPTILVMNQDAAATLANMDEVRTLLQARKACEALVDGGANSVIILMEDNSAVHMSKNNKEMCTHIPAGDVRYVADSSGSDDAFMGGLAYHIARFPKLPREHHISAANACAAYSMGIRGTQPSFPGPYLAQDNLCYITPTFTVIDENSEEAPEEQRKETIQAPAPEPTPEPAAEPSPPPEEPAPPPPAEDPAPEEAPKAKTKEEERNTVAEANKA is encoded by the coding sequence ATGGTCCCTGGAATCCACATGGAGACTGCTTTTGGCGGGAAGGGCGCCAATCAGAGCATAGCAGCGGCCAGGTTGGGAGCCGTCACCACATTCCTGGGCAAGATGGGGGCGGATGAGTCCGGCGAGCAGTACAAGAGCTACCTGACCGATCAGAATATCGACACTAAGCAAGTGGAACTGGTGAAGAACACGGCCACTGGCATGACCGAGGTGGCCCTGACCGAGGAGGGCGAGTTCTACAGGATCAACGTGGCGGGGGCCAACAAATCCATGACCAGCAAGGACATTTCTCGGCACAAGAAAATAATGAACAAGTCTCGCGTTCTGCTCTGCCAGCTGGAATTGGACATGAATACCACCGCCTGTGCCCTGCGCCAGTTCAAAGGTGGTGTTTCCATTCTCCACCTCTCTCCCATGCGGAGCGACATACCCAACGAGCTGATCACCTTGCCCACCATTTTGGTAATGAACCAGGACGCGGCCGCTACTCTGGCCAACATGGACGAGGTTCGGACTCTGCTCCAGGCCAGGAAAGCTTGCGAAGCCCTGGTTGATGGCGGGGCAAATAGTGTGATCATCCTAATGGAGGACAATAGTGCCGTTCACATGTccaaaaacaacaaggagATGTGCACCCATATTCCCGCCGGCGATGTACGATACGTGGCCGACTCCTCCGGGTCGGACGATGCCTTCATGGGAGGCCTGGCGTACCACATTGCCAGGTTCCCGAAGCTGCCCCGCGAGCACCACATCAGTGCCGCCAACGCCTGCGCCGCCTACTCCATGGGCATCCGGGGTACCCAGCCCAGTTTTCCGGGCCCATACCTGGCGCAGGACAACCTGTGCTACATCACGCCCACCTTCACTGTAATCGACGAAAATTCCGAGGAGGCGCCGGAGGAGCAGAGAAAGGAAACAATTCAAGCACCAGCGCCAGAACCGACTCCGGAGCCAGCGGCAGAACCCTCACCTCCCCCAGAGGAGCCAGCACCCCCACCACCAGCAGAGGACCCAGCCCCAGAAGAAGCTCCAAAAGCCAAGACGAAGGAGGAGGAACGCAACACAGTCGCTGAGGCCAATAAAGCTTAG